A genomic segment from Glycine soja cultivar W05 chromosome 18, ASM419377v2, whole genome shotgun sequence encodes:
- the LOC114395258 gene encoding uncharacterized protein LOC114395258 isoform X2 — protein sequence MKRNKATVLTFAEKCKNILASNWQGSLNTIKADAKGSKGNIHTSKIKYIVRRGQPYLWVPENDLHNVNTIIDERGSFAVTSPYPGPLGILLKSLKKLPARIALSGDVLPLKEDKAKSLAEKLQEVMLSEKKAIKEFTYTVSGVLSSSASSSTSRSDNLQDLLGDNERYTIYRFKTRSCTFVDGLGGTFDVDVEDLETSRADPLAKIVDGINQSEARRTALMLFCFVYKDANAKDAYITSIDRKGFDVLAKVSSPVLKDGIDGYQWKEFRFMFKEEANDVEMFCSQLVEMEEEVINKVSTSSGLK from the exons ATGAAACGCAACAAAGCGACGGTCTTGACATTCGCTGAGAAATGCAAG AATATATTGGCATCAAACTGGCAAGGTTCCCTTAATACTATCAAAGCTGATGCCAAAGGAAG CAAGGGGAATATCCATACATCTAAGATTAAGTACATAGTCAGAAGGGGGCAGCCATACCTTTGGGTGCCAGAAAACGATTTGCATAATGTG AACACTATCATTGATGAGCGTGGTTCATTTGCTGTGACCAGCCCCTATCCAGGTCCACTAGGAATCTTATTGAAATCATTGAAAAAG TTACCAGCACGGATTGCTTTATCTGGGGATGTTCTTCCTCTTAAAGAAGATAAG GCTAAGTCTCTTGCAGAAAAACTTCAGGAAGTCATGCTATCTGAGAAAAAAGCAATCAAAGAGTTCACTTACACTGTTTCTGGTGTACTAAGTTCTAGTGCTAGTAGCAGCACATCACGAAGTGATAATCTCCAGGATCTATTGGGAGACAATGAAAGATACACAATATATAGATTTAAAACGAG ATCTTGCACATTTGTTGATGGCCTTGGAGGCActtttgatgtggatgttgaagATTTGGAAACATCCAGAGCTGATCCATTAG CGAAGATTGTTGATGGGATTAACCAAAGTGAGGCTAGACGTACGGCACTcatgcttttttgttttgtttacaaGGATGCTAATGCAAAG GATGCATATATTACATCCATTGATCGCAAGGGATTTGATGTCCTGGCAAAAGTTAGCAGTCCAGTTTTGAAGGATGGTATTGATGGCTACCAATGGAAAGAATTCAGGTTCATGTTCAAGGAGGAGGCAAATGATGTTGAAATGTTCTGTAGTCAACTAGTCGAAATGGAAGAGGAGGTCATCAATAAGGTTTCAACCTCTAGTGGACTAAAATAG
- the LOC114395258 gene encoding uncharacterized protein LOC114395258 isoform X3, producing the protein MKRNKATVLTFAEKCKNILASNWQGSLNTIKADAKGSKGNIHTSKIKYIVRRGQPYLWVPENDLHNVNTIIDERGSFAVTSPYPGPLGILLKSLKKLPARIALSGDVLPLKEDKAKSLAEKLQEVMLSEKKAIKEFTYTVSGVLSSSASSSTSRSDNLQDLLGDNERYTIYRFKTRSCTFVDGLGGTFDVDVEDLETSRADPLAPFSAKIVDGINQSEARRTALMLFCFVYKDANAKRLFPNSSP; encoded by the exons ATGAAACGCAACAAAGCGACGGTCTTGACATTCGCTGAGAAATGCAAG AATATATTGGCATCAAACTGGCAAGGTTCCCTTAATACTATCAAAGCTGATGCCAAAGGAAG CAAGGGGAATATCCATACATCTAAGATTAAGTACATAGTCAGAAGGGGGCAGCCATACCTTTGGGTGCCAGAAAACGATTTGCATAATGTG AACACTATCATTGATGAGCGTGGTTCATTTGCTGTGACCAGCCCCTATCCAGGTCCACTAGGAATCTTATTGAAATCATTGAAAAAG TTACCAGCACGGATTGCTTTATCTGGGGATGTTCTTCCTCTTAAAGAAGATAAG GCTAAGTCTCTTGCAGAAAAACTTCAGGAAGTCATGCTATCTGAGAAAAAAGCAATCAAAGAGTTCACTTACACTGTTTCTGGTGTACTAAGTTCTAGTGCTAGTAGCAGCACATCACGAAGTGATAATCTCCAGGATCTATTGGGAGACAATGAAAGATACACAATATATAGATTTAAAACGAG ATCTTGCACATTTGTTGATGGCCTTGGAGGCActtttgatgtggatgttgaagATTTGGAAACATCCAGAGCTGATCCATTAG CACCATTTTCAGCGAAGATTGTTGATGGGATTAACCAAAGTGAGGCTAGACGTACGGCACTcatgcttttttgttttgtttacaaGGATGCTAATGCAAAG agactATTTCCGAATTCAAGCCCATGA
- the LOC114395258 gene encoding uncharacterized protein LOC114395258 isoform X1, whose product MKRNKATVLTFAEKCKNILASNWQGSLNTIKADAKGSKGNIHTSKIKYIVRRGQPYLWVPENDLHNVNTIIDERGSFAVTSPYPGPLGILLKSLKKLPARIALSGDVLPLKEDKAKSLAEKLQEVMLSEKKAIKEFTYTVSGVLSSSASSSTSRSDNLQDLLGDNERYTIYRFKTRSCTFVDGLGGTFDVDVEDLETSRADPLAPFSAKIVDGINQSEARRTALMLFCFVYKDANAKDAYITSIDRKGFDVLAKVSSPVLKDGIDGYQWKEFRFMFKEEANDVEMFCSQLVEMEEEVINKVSTSSGLK is encoded by the exons ATGAAACGCAACAAAGCGACGGTCTTGACATTCGCTGAGAAATGCAAG AATATATTGGCATCAAACTGGCAAGGTTCCCTTAATACTATCAAAGCTGATGCCAAAGGAAG CAAGGGGAATATCCATACATCTAAGATTAAGTACATAGTCAGAAGGGGGCAGCCATACCTTTGGGTGCCAGAAAACGATTTGCATAATGTG AACACTATCATTGATGAGCGTGGTTCATTTGCTGTGACCAGCCCCTATCCAGGTCCACTAGGAATCTTATTGAAATCATTGAAAAAG TTACCAGCACGGATTGCTTTATCTGGGGATGTTCTTCCTCTTAAAGAAGATAAG GCTAAGTCTCTTGCAGAAAAACTTCAGGAAGTCATGCTATCTGAGAAAAAAGCAATCAAAGAGTTCACTTACACTGTTTCTGGTGTACTAAGTTCTAGTGCTAGTAGCAGCACATCACGAAGTGATAATCTCCAGGATCTATTGGGAGACAATGAAAGATACACAATATATAGATTTAAAACGAG ATCTTGCACATTTGTTGATGGCCTTGGAGGCActtttgatgtggatgttgaagATTTGGAAACATCCAGAGCTGATCCATTAG CACCATTTTCAGCGAAGATTGTTGATGGGATTAACCAAAGTGAGGCTAGACGTACGGCACTcatgcttttttgttttgtttacaaGGATGCTAATGCAAAG GATGCATATATTACATCCATTGATCGCAAGGGATTTGATGTCCTGGCAAAAGTTAGCAGTCCAGTTTTGAAGGATGGTATTGATGGCTACCAATGGAAAGAATTCAGGTTCATGTTCAAGGAGGAGGCAAATGATGTTGAAATGTTCTGTAGTCAACTAGTCGAAATGGAAGAGGAGGTCATCAATAAGGTTTCAACCTCTAGTGGACTAAAATAG